The nucleotide window AAGTTGCATATTAACCTGCTTTATATTAATTTAATGATAATGAATGTATTATAATTTCCGTGAGGGGAAGGCAGTTTTTTAAGTAAATTCTGTTTTATTCAGGGTAAGAATTGTTATGCCATGAAGGAGAAAGATGGTGAGAAAAAAAAAGTATGTATATTGGGAAGATGGGGAAATGTGGTTGGGATATTTGGAAGAATATCCGGATTATTTGACACTGGGGGAAACGCTGGAGGAGTTGAAAGAGAATCTAAAAGACATCTATTATGATCTTGAAAGTGGAAAAATTCCTTACGTTCGACGAGTTGATGAATTGGAAGTTGCATGAAAAGAAAAGATCTGATCA belongs to bacterium and includes:
- a CDS encoding type II toxin-antitoxin system HicB family antitoxin codes for the protein MVRKKKYVYWEDGEMWLGYLEEYPDYLTLGETLEELKENLKDIYYDLESGKIPYVRRVDELEVA